The proteins below are encoded in one region of Gemmatimonas sp.:
- a CDS encoding DUF6544 family protein — MSSLLRLRPRFAAAAMLALTIGCTPLIDRFDEAVATAAASQPDTPPTVVTEANDDLVDFASDDRHALPDDGERWTPPLRGHRDVDGLRLPREGDAIWHYADKPVWRYGRFTILRLQYNVPDVDLPRAAAIGAHEATAR; from the coding sequence GTGTCCTCATTGCTCCGCCTCCGTCCCCGCTTCGCCGCTGCCGCCATGCTCGCGCTCACCATCGGCTGTACGCCGCTCATCGACCGCTTCGACGAGGCGGTGGCGACCGCGGCGGCGAGTCAGCCCGACACACCGCCAACGGTCGTCACCGAGGCCAACGATGACCTCGTGGACTTCGCCAGCGACGACCGGCACGCGCTCCCCGACGACGGCGAAAGGTGGACGCCGCCGCTGCGCGGGCACCGCGACGTGGACGGCCTCCGCCTGCCGCGCGAGGGCGACGCCATCTGGCACTACGCCGACAAGCCGGTGTGGCGCTACGGGCGCTTCACGATCCTCCGGCTGCAGTACAACGTGCCGGATGTCGATCTGCCGCGGGCGGCGGCGATCGGGGCCCACGAGGCGACGGCGCGATAA
- a CDS encoding GGDEF domain-containing protein, with product MNAQRERYAREGISETIPVKSTTRIRRWFRLDSESLTPYRTRIVAALSLPAALLLLPFTMTHLLHGRWGLAVVIAIAQVVLFIDGRAASRNLPPPVPHLALAMILMVVVFASLAFQGINGALWAYPTLFICYFILPRGRALGVSSVIVVAVSLMAYDSLGGALAARLAATLALTLGMINVVLNVIDDLQQALQDQAVTDALTGAYNRRRFDEELARIELTAAQGQTCTLLTLDVDHFKRVNDTYGHAVGDEVLRRVAALIKARKRRDDMLFRIGGEEFALLLPGCGATEAAALAEVLRTRIEQAEMPTGQCITVSVGVANHIVGDTQEAWARRVDAALYLAKRQGRNRVIVSGLTAPAEQIQPVSV from the coding sequence GTGAATGCCCAGCGCGAGCGCTACGCGCGTGAGGGCATCAGCGAGACCATTCCCGTGAAGTCCACGACTCGCATCAGACGTTGGTTCCGGCTGGACTCCGAATCGCTTACGCCGTATCGGACGCGCATCGTGGCTGCCCTCAGCCTGCCTGCGGCGTTGCTGTTGCTGCCCTTCACGATGACCCACCTGCTGCATGGGCGATGGGGGCTCGCGGTGGTCATCGCCATTGCTCAGGTGGTGCTCTTTATCGACGGCCGGGCTGCCAGCCGCAACCTGCCGCCGCCTGTTCCGCATCTCGCCTTGGCGATGATTCTGATGGTCGTGGTCTTTGCGTCGCTCGCCTTCCAAGGCATCAACGGCGCTTTGTGGGCCTATCCCACCCTGTTCATCTGCTACTTCATCCTGCCGCGAGGCCGGGCCTTGGGCGTGAGCAGCGTGATCGTGGTCGCTGTTTCCCTGATGGCGTACGACAGCCTGGGAGGGGCACTCGCGGCCCGGCTGGCCGCCACGCTCGCGCTCACGCTGGGGATGATCAACGTGGTGCTCAACGTCATCGATGACCTGCAGCAGGCCCTCCAGGATCAGGCCGTCACCGATGCCCTGACGGGCGCATACAACCGCCGGCGCTTCGATGAGGAACTGGCCCGCATCGAACTGACCGCCGCCCAGGGACAGACCTGCACGCTGCTGACGCTCGATGTCGATCACTTCAAGCGCGTGAATGACACCTACGGCCACGCCGTCGGCGATGAGGTCCTGCGTCGCGTGGCCGCGCTCATCAAGGCGCGCAAGCGTCGCGACGACATGCTGTTTCGAATCGGGGGGGAGGAGTTCGCGCTGCTGCTGCCGGGGTGCGGGGCGACCGAGGCTGCTGCACTGGCGGAGGTCCTGCGAACGCGCATCGAGCAGGCCGAAATGCCGACAGGCCAGTGCATCACGGTGAGCGTCGGCGTGGCCAACCATATCGTAGGCGATACCCAGGAAGCCTGGGCGAGGCGGGTCGACGCCGCGCTCTACCTGGCCAAACGCCAAGGACGCAACCGGGTCATCGTTTCCGGTTTGACAGCGCCCGCAGAGCAGATCCAGCCTGTGAGCGTCTGA
- a CDS encoding D-aminoacylase, whose protein sequence is MTSLSRPLLASRPASLGATALLSLLLTGMAGPATPQPPRQPPAQPASFVITGAQIADGTGAPLRAASVRVQGDTIAAVGNVTPRPGEPIINGTGMVLAPGFIDTHNHSSSGLEVEPAAVSQVSQGITTVAVGPDGSSPWPVGEYLQRLRTRPPTVNVVTFAGHATIRREVIGYDYKRKATPAEVARMAALVTQAMNEGAFGLSSGLEYEVGSYSATDEVVTMARAAGAKGGIYISHIRDEADLAMDAMREAIAIGEQGQVPVQITHIKLGTVGVWGQANQAVAMVEAARQRGVDVTADAYPYLAWQSTPRVLIPNKRYTDSASVRRGLDDIGGAKNVQITRWGAHPEFVGKRLDEAARRLGVSDIEAYIRFQGDEESGMIGHAMTEEDLRAFYRQPWVMVASDGGIANNHPRGAGTFPRVLGRLVREQQWMTLAEAIHKMSGMPAARLGLRDRGTIKAGMKADLVLFDPATVIDRATFEQPRALSTGMQRVWVNGALVWTGTAVTEARPGRVLARP, encoded by the coding sequence ATGACTTCGCTCTCGCGTCCCCTGCTGGCCTCGCGCCCGGCGTCGCTCGGTGCCACCGCCCTGCTGTCGCTGCTGCTCACCGGCATGGCCGGACCGGCCACGCCTCAGCCCCCGCGCCAGCCGCCAGCACAACCCGCCTCCTTCGTCATTACCGGCGCGCAGATCGCCGACGGCACCGGCGCTCCGCTGCGTGCCGCCAGCGTGCGCGTGCAGGGCGACACCATTGCCGCCGTGGGCAACGTCACGCCGCGCCCGGGTGAGCCGATCATAAACGGCACCGGCATGGTGCTGGCCCCCGGCTTCATCGACACGCACAACCATTCGTCGTCGGGGCTTGAGGTGGAGCCCGCGGCGGTGTCGCAGGTCTCGCAAGGCATCACCACCGTGGCCGTGGGCCCCGATGGCAGCTCGCCGTGGCCGGTAGGCGAGTATCTGCAGCGGCTGCGCACCAGGCCGCCCACCGTGAACGTGGTGACCTTCGCGGGACACGCCACCATTCGCCGCGAGGTCATTGGCTACGACTACAAGCGCAAGGCCACGCCCGCCGAAGTGGCGCGCATGGCGGCGTTGGTCACGCAGGCGATGAACGAGGGCGCCTTTGGGCTGAGCTCGGGGCTCGAGTACGAAGTGGGGAGCTACTCGGCCACCGACGAGGTGGTCACCATGGCGCGCGCCGCCGGGGCCAAGGGGGGCATCTACATCTCGCACATTCGCGACGAAGCCGATCTGGCCATGGACGCCATGCGCGAGGCCATTGCCATTGGCGAGCAGGGTCAGGTACCGGTGCAGATCACGCACATCAAGCTGGGTACCGTGGGCGTGTGGGGGCAGGCCAACCAGGCGGTGGCCATGGTGGAAGCGGCGCGCCAGCGCGGGGTCGATGTCACTGCCGACGCGTATCCCTATCTCGCCTGGCAGTCCACGCCGCGCGTGCTCATTCCCAACAAGCGCTACACCGACTCGGCCAGCGTGCGCCGCGGGCTCGATGACATTGGCGGCGCGAAGAACGTGCAGATCACCCGCTGGGGGGCGCACCCCGAGTTCGTGGGGAAGCGGCTCGACGAGGCAGCGCGTCGACTGGGGGTGAGCGACATCGAGGCGTACATCCGCTTTCAGGGGGATGAGGAATCGGGGATGATTGGCCACGCCATGACCGAGGAGGACCTGCGCGCGTTCTACCGGCAGCCGTGGGTCATGGTGGCGAGTGACGGTGGCATTGCCAACAACCATCCGCGCGGCGCGGGCACCTTTCCGCGGGTACTGGGGCGGCTCGTGCGCGAGCAGCAGTGGATGACGCTGGCCGAGGCGATTCACAAGATGTCGGGCATGCCAGCGGCGCGCTTGGGGCTGCGCGATCGCGGCACGATCAAGGCAGGCATGAAGGCCGATCTGGTGCTCTTCGATCCCGCCACCGTGATCGATCGCGCCACCTTCGAGCAGCCGCGCGCGCTGTCCACCGGCATGCAGCGCGTGTGGGTGAACGGCGCGCTCGTGTGGACAGGCACGGCGGTTACCGAGGCACGACCGGGGCGGGTGCTGGCGCGGCCGTAA
- the ftsH gene encoding ATP-dependent zinc metalloprotease FtsH, with product MTAPTKPASPPSGSPPPGTPKMPRRAWLLFLGVVVANILLVQYCAPKDEAPTLPWSRFRQEVANGNVASIDARGDVITGRFQRPVSWKDPRDTTAAAPRSVTTFTTTVPAFADPGLEALLAAKGVEIRAVSTQEKTSFLGMLFSLVPTLLFIGIYVWFFRRLARQPDMGAGLQGFGRSTARRFDTTMDTRVTFDDVAGIDEAENELKEIVDFLRDPGKYTRLGGTAPKGVLLVGAPGTGKTLLAKAVAGEAGVPFFSMSAAEFVEMIVGVGAARVRDLFKQARENAPAIIFIDELDTVGRARGQFSLGGTSEQEQTLNQILTELDGFSSRQGIIVLAATNQPDLLDKALLRPGRFDRRVVVNLPDKTGREAILAVHTRGVPLAPEVSLADLAANTPGLSGADIRNLVNEAALLAARREQDHVTPKDFLDALEKIILGPERPLLLSPDDRERIAYHEGGHAILGLVVPGADPVQRVSIVPRGQALGVTYQRPDRDRYNYPEGYLRARIIGALGGRAAEELVYGTTTTGAENDIEQVTQLARNMVTRWGMSTVVGMVQLAPRENPYLGTVAGGPGAHPYSERTAQAIDAEVQRIIAECHAEATRQLTVHRAALDTLAAALLTRETLDVHDILEVTGLPPAPALRSVKRPG from the coding sequence ATGACCGCCCCCACCAAACCCGCGTCACCTCCATCGGGCAGCCCACCCCCCGGCACCCCCAAGATGCCGCGCCGCGCCTGGCTGCTCTTTCTGGGTGTCGTGGTCGCGAACATCCTGCTCGTGCAGTACTGCGCCCCGAAGGACGAAGCCCCCACGCTGCCCTGGTCGCGCTTCCGTCAGGAGGTCGCCAACGGCAACGTGGCGTCGATCGACGCCCGCGGTGACGTCATCACGGGGCGCTTCCAGCGCCCGGTGTCGTGGAAGGACCCGCGCGATACCACCGCCGCCGCACCGCGCAGCGTCACCACCTTCACCACCACCGTCCCCGCCTTCGCCGACCCCGGTCTGGAAGCGCTGCTCGCCGCCAAGGGGGTGGAGATCCGTGCCGTCTCCACGCAGGAGAAGACGTCCTTCCTCGGCATGCTGTTCAGCCTCGTGCCGACGCTGCTTTTCATCGGCATCTATGTCTGGTTCTTCCGCCGCCTCGCGCGACAGCCGGACATGGGTGCCGGTCTCCAGGGATTCGGCCGCAGCACGGCGCGCCGCTTTGACACCACCATGGACACCAGAGTCACCTTCGACGACGTCGCCGGCATCGACGAAGCGGAGAACGAGCTCAAGGAGATCGTCGACTTCCTGCGCGACCCCGGGAAGTACACGCGACTTGGTGGTACGGCGCCCAAGGGTGTCCTGCTCGTCGGCGCGCCGGGCACCGGCAAGACGTTGCTGGCGAAGGCGGTCGCCGGCGAGGCGGGTGTGCCGTTCTTTTCCATGAGCGCCGCCGAGTTCGTGGAGATGATCGTGGGCGTGGGCGCAGCGCGGGTGCGTGACCTCTTCAAGCAGGCGCGCGAGAACGCCCCCGCCATCATCTTCATCGACGAACTGGACACCGTGGGCCGCGCGCGTGGGCAGTTCTCCCTCGGTGGCACGAGCGAGCAGGAACAGACCCTCAACCAGATCCTCACGGAGCTGGACGGCTTCTCCAGCCGCCAGGGCATCATCGTGTTGGCCGCCACCAACCAGCCCGACCTGCTCGACAAGGCGCTGCTGCGTCCCGGGCGCTTCGACCGACGCGTGGTGGTGAACCTCCCCGACAAGACCGGGCGTGAAGCCATTCTTGCGGTGCACACGCGCGGCGTACCGCTGGCACCCGAGGTGAGTCTCGCCGATCTCGCCGCCAATACCCCGGGCCTGTCCGGTGCCGACATCCGCAACCTGGTCAACGAAGCTGCACTCCTCGCCGCGCGGCGCGAACAGGATCATGTCACGCCGAAGGACTTCCTCGACGCGCTCGAGAAGATCATCCTTGGCCCTGAACGGCCATTGCTGCTGAGCCCCGACGACCGCGAGCGCATCGCCTATCATGAGGGCGGCCACGCCATCCTCGGCCTCGTCGTGCCCGGTGCCGATCCCGTGCAGCGCGTGTCCATCGTTCCACGTGGCCAGGCGCTCGGTGTCACCTATCAGCGCCCCGACCGCGATCGCTACAACTATCCCGAGGGCTACCTGCGCGCCCGCATCATCGGGGCGTTGGGGGGCCGGGCCGCCGAAGAGCTGGTGTACGGCACGACGACCACCGGGGCCGAGAACGACATCGAACAGGTCACGCAGCTCGCGCGCAACATGGTCACGCGCTGGGGCATGAGCACCGTGGTCGGCATGGTGCAGCTCGCGCCGCGCGAGAATCCCTATCTGGGCACGGTGGCGGGCGGGCCGGGGGCACACCCGTACAGCGAACGGACCGCGCAGGCCATAGACGCCGAGGTGCAGCGCATCATCGCCGAATGCCACGCCGAAGCCACTCGCCAACTCACGGTGCATCGCGCGGCACTCGACACGCTCGCGGCCGCGCTACTCACGCGCGAGACACTCGATGTCCACGACATCCTCGAGGTGACCGGCCTGCCGCCCGCCCCGGCCTTGCGCAGCGTCAAGCGACCTGGCTGA
- a CDS encoding DUF885 family protein — MRSLLPFRPRRHLRALALLVAATALPRGTAAAQSDAQRDSLVQLAEALRTLRQPPMEGGVPVYSPAALGRWRTGLDALRARHAALNAGGWSVADRVDYILVRTQLDAFDFELRVLRPWARDPGHWVDLLARTPFTGVPLTAEGRTRLTQQLRAVPRTIAAARRQLTEPAGELAGIAHFHLTRSDGVNQGEPRRDPPPAGIIGWYEDLRARLVQHDAALVPLADSALTALRGYAGWLAAERPRMTAPAHIGLEDYAWYLRHVRLVPLNVEQVRLTGEREIARARSLLAFDRHKYRALPPIVPVTTAEEHERRTREAETHIRTFTQREKLLTIPNDIPPQYETDAFFIDRSAWGGARHFWEELTYRDPLNNHVHASIPGHRFDGALQRRHPRPIRRAFSDGTRAEGWSFYIEEMYLHTGLLDDRPKGRELFWIAQLKRAARIHAELRMQTGEWTLDDAIKYLVREVPLMEENLARYDLAIYLRRPAYGMNYTIGKAQVEQLLADRQRQLGDAFDLGAFHDAFLAAGPIPIALIRWELTGLDDELRALGVLP, encoded by the coding sequence ATGCGCTCACTCCTCCCGTTCCGCCCGCGCCGCCATCTGCGCGCGCTCGCCCTCCTCGTTGCCGCCACCGCCCTTCCTCGCGGCACCGCCGCCGCCCAGAGCGACGCCCAGCGTGACAGCCTCGTGCAGCTCGCCGAGGCGCTGCGCACGCTGCGCCAGCCGCCAATGGAGGGCGGCGTGCCGGTCTACTCCCCCGCGGCGCTTGGCCGGTGGCGCACCGGCCTCGATGCGCTCCGCGCCCGCCACGCCGCGCTCAACGCGGGCGGCTGGTCGGTAGCCGACCGGGTCGATTACATCCTCGTGCGTACACAGCTCGATGCCTTCGACTTCGAGTTGCGCGTGCTGCGCCCATGGGCGCGCGATCCGGGCCACTGGGTCGACCTGCTCGCGCGCACTCCCTTCACCGGGGTGCCCCTCACCGCCGAGGGGCGCACGCGCCTCACGCAACAGCTGCGCGCCGTGCCCCGCACCATCGCGGCCGCGCGCCGACAGCTCACCGAACCGGCGGGCGAGCTGGCCGGCATCGCACACTTTCATCTCACCCGCTCCGATGGCGTGAACCAGGGCGAGCCACGCCGTGACCCGCCACCGGCCGGCATCATTGGGTGGTACGAGGATCTGCGCGCACGCCTCGTGCAGCACGATGCGGCGCTCGTGCCGCTCGCCGACTCTGCGCTCACCGCGCTGCGCGGCTATGCCGGCTGGCTTGCCGCCGAACGCCCGCGCATGACGGCGCCCGCGCACATCGGCCTCGAGGACTACGCGTGGTACCTGCGTCACGTGCGCCTCGTCCCGCTGAACGTGGAGCAGGTGCGGCTCACTGGGGAGCGCGAGATTGCCCGCGCCCGCTCGCTGTTGGCGTTCGACCGGCACAAGTACCGCGCCCTGCCCCCCATCGTGCCGGTCACCACGGCCGAGGAGCATGAACGGCGCACGCGTGAGGCGGAGACGCACATTCGCACCTTCACGCAGCGCGAGAAGCTGCTCACGATTCCCAACGACATTCCGCCGCAGTATGAGACCGACGCGTTCTTCATCGATCGCAGCGCGTGGGGCGGGGCGCGGCACTTCTGGGAAGAGCTCACCTATCGTGATCCGCTCAACAACCACGTGCACGCGTCCATCCCCGGCCACCGTTTCGACGGCGCGCTGCAGCGGCGCCATCCGCGCCCCATCCGCCGCGCCTTCAGCGATGGGACGCGCGCCGAGGGATGGTCCTTCTACATCGAGGAGATGTACCTGCATACCGGTCTGCTGGACGACCGGCCCAAGGGGCGCGAGCTGTTCTGGATTGCACAGCTCAAGCGCGCCGCGCGCATTCATGCCGAGCTGCGCATGCAGACGGGCGAGTGGACGCTCGACGACGCAATCAAGTACCTCGTGCGCGAGGTGCCGCTCATGGAGGAAAACCTCGCGCGCTACGACCTGGCCATCTACCTGCGCCGTCCGGCCTACGGCATGAACTACACCATTGGCAAGGCACAG
- a CDS encoding serpin family protein: MTLLSAAAACGDGSAAGPEPAGKADSLTALPRTLTATEQQGVAGVNAFAYTLLKQAASPSTASGQARNLLLSPLSVQVALGMTMNGATGTTFTQMQQVLGWGGRSRAEINAAYKSLLALLPTLDSTVTVSIGNGIWTRTSAVPDTGFVREAREFFSAPVQSVATASVMRDSVNTWVQRSTRGLIPTLLEQAPPEDLQMMLVNAVYFDGAWRDRFDVSNTRLDGTFTLASGAPVTTPMMRRTGGFRVTSIDLGAGRTGVAAELPFGNSAYSMLLLMPTTGGVDAVIQRLDTAFVGSVVRSLEPQTLAFLGLPRFTLRASRQLNGDLMALGMSQAFSDAAEFPRLVTNVRTKIGFVQHGVSIAVTERGARAGAATAVGIMPVSLPPIYEFDRPFVFMIRERFTGTVLFIGVVHDPRS; the protein is encoded by the coding sequence GTGACGTTGCTGAGCGCCGCGGCAGCGTGCGGCGACGGGTCGGCGGCCGGTCCGGAACCGGCCGGCAAGGCCGACTCGCTGACGGCCCTCCCGCGCACGCTCACCGCCACGGAGCAGCAGGGCGTGGCCGGCGTCAACGCGTTTGCCTACACGCTGCTCAAGCAGGCCGCGTCCCCCAGCACGGCCTCCGGCCAGGCACGCAACCTCCTGCTCTCGCCGCTGAGTGTGCAGGTGGCCCTCGGCATGACCATGAACGGCGCGACCGGGACCACGTTCACCCAGATGCAGCAGGTCCTCGGGTGGGGCGGGCGTTCGCGTGCGGAAATCAATGCCGCCTACAAGAGTCTGCTCGCGCTGCTGCCCACGCTCGACTCCACCGTCACGGTGTCGATCGGCAACGGCATCTGGACACGAACGAGCGCGGTGCCCGACACCGGCTTCGTGCGCGAGGCGCGGGAGTTCTTCTCGGCCCCGGTGCAGTCGGTGGCCACGGCGTCGGTCATGCGCGACTCGGTCAACACGTGGGTCCAGCGCAGCACCCGTGGCCTGATCCCGACGCTGCTGGAGCAGGCGCCGCCCGAGGATCTGCAGATGATGCTGGTCAATGCGGTCTATTTCGACGGCGCCTGGCGCGATCGCTTCGACGTGAGCAACACGCGCCTCGATGGGACGTTCACCCTGGCGTCCGGCGCGCCGGTCACCACGCCGATGATGCGGCGCACGGGCGGATTCCGCGTCACGTCGATCGACCTCGGAGCCGGCCGCACCGGTGTGGCCGCCGAGCTGCCGTTCGGGAACAGCGCCTACAGCATGCTGCTGCTGATGCCGACGACCGGGGGGGTCGATGCCGTGATTCAGCGTCTGGATACGGCGTTCGTGGGGAGTGTCGTGCGTTCGCTGGAGCCGCAAACGCTGGCGTTCCTGGGCCTCCCACGCTTCACGCTGCGGGCGTCGCGCCAACTGAACGGGGATCTGATGGCGCTCGGCATGTCGCAGGCCTTCAGCGATGCGGCGGAGTTCCCGCGGCTCGTGACGAACGTCCGGACGAAGATCGGCTTCGTGCAGCACGGGGTATCGATCGCGGTGACCGAGCGTGGCGCGCGGGCCGGTGCCGCGACGGCCGTCGGCATCATGCCGGTGAGCCTGCCCCCGATCTACGAGTTCGACCGTCCGTTCGTGTTCATGATCCGTGAGCGCTTCACGGGCACGGTGCTCTTCATCGGCGTCGTCCACGACCCGCGCAGCTGA
- a CDS encoding divalent metal cation transporter, translating to MTSFHRRAARGARTRRERSGAPPHAVAHHHRGTAFRFADAQRSGRSALVAFFAVLGPGLLAGLSDDDPAGITTYSMLGADFGYRLLWIIPASTILLIQFHLMAVRIGAATGQGFVGIIRQRWGHGAGYAAVTGLLAANFGTICAEYAGISAAGGLIGIPSWISAPLAGILISLVVVLGSFHRVERVLLVISSTLTLYIVDGFLAGPDWSAVMNSSVIPRMPETPAGWVAVAATLGTTLAPWGLAFIQSYAVDKKITMDKLRLARIDVIIGSVLTGVIGLAIAVACAATLNAAGVHIENAGDAALALRPLAGRFATVLFGAGLLGASLLAAAIVPIATAYSIAEGVGEPASLDLDSHHFQWFYAAFIGLTVAAVSIVSLPDLPLIPLIYSSQVVNAVVLPLHVVALQLLSSDRALMGASRSTRWVRAGGWISITLILACIGALGWSWLR from the coding sequence GTGACGTCATTCCATCGTCGCGCGGCCCGTGGCGCGCGTACCCGCCGCGAGCGCTCAGGCGCCCCCCCACACGCCGTCGCGCACCACCATCGCGGCACGGCGTTCCGGTTTGCCGATGCGCAGCGATCCGGCAGGTCCGCACTGGTGGCGTTCTTCGCCGTGCTCGGGCCCGGTCTTCTGGCCGGCCTCTCCGACGATGATCCGGCCGGGATCACGACCTACTCGATGCTTGGGGCCGACTTCGGCTACCGGCTCCTGTGGATCATTCCGGCCTCCACCATTCTGTTGATTCAGTTTCACCTGATGGCGGTGCGGATCGGGGCGGCCACCGGACAAGGGTTCGTCGGCATCATTCGTCAGCGATGGGGACACGGCGCGGGATACGCCGCCGTAACCGGCCTGCTGGCCGCCAACTTCGGTACGATCTGCGCGGAATACGCGGGCATCTCGGCGGCGGGTGGGCTGATCGGCATTCCGTCCTGGATCAGCGCTCCATTGGCCGGTATCCTGATCTCGCTGGTGGTCGTGCTCGGCTCATTCCATCGGGTCGAGCGCGTGTTGCTGGTCATCTCCTCGACCCTCACCCTCTACATCGTCGACGGGTTTCTCGCCGGACCGGACTGGTCGGCGGTGATGAACTCGTCCGTGATTCCGCGAATGCCGGAGACCCCGGCTGGCTGGGTGGCGGTGGCGGCGACCCTCGGCACGACGCTCGCCCCGTGGGGGCTCGCGTTCATCCAGAGTTACGCCGTAGACAAGAAGATCACGATGGACAAGCTGCGGCTCGCCCGGATCGACGTGATCATCGGCTCGGTGCTGACCGGGGTCATCGGGCTCGCCATTGCGGTGGCCTGTGCGGCCACCCTCAACGCGGCCGGCGTACACATCGAGAATGCAGGTGACGCCGCACTGGCCTTGCGACCGCTCGCCGGGAGATTCGCGACCGTGCTGTTTGGCGCCGGCTTGCTGGGCGCCTCGCTGCTGGCCGCGGCGATCGTGCCGATCGCCACGGCTTACTCGATCGCGGAGGGGGTAGGTGAGCCGGCATCACTCGATCTCGACTCGCACCACTTTCAGTGGTTCTATGCCGCTTTCATCGGCTTGACCGTGGCCGCGGTGAGCATCGTCTCGCTGCCGGATCTGCCCCTCATTCCGCTGATCTATTCCAGTCAGGTGGTGAATGCGGTGGTGCTGCCGCTGCATGTCGTCGCGCTGCAACTGCTGTCGTCCGATCGTGCGCTGATGGGTGCGTCGCGATCGACACGGTGGGTGAGAGCCGGTGGGTGGATCAGCATCACCTTGATCCTTGCCTGCATCGGCGCGCTGGGCTGGAGCTGGCTGCGGTAA
- a CDS encoding DUF4386 family protein — MSTDVGASGAWRHEARPHQTQRLAPGGTDSTVVRYSLGATGFALRTGVPVGETPTTVAGGSWSAVVAATRWRMDLHAAPGLSAEGRGAIEATQAAINAWGGAIGEALGVATFAAIWAIATSLLILRDRRLPAWAGVAGLAAGALVALPGLELFGMTPPVSIVLSTTGIQLWFMALGGLFVWRAWPRPT; from the coding sequence ATGTCCACGGATGTCGGTGCGAGCGGTGCCTGGCGGCATGAGGCGCGGCCCCACCAGACGCAGCGATTGGCGCCTGGCGGCACCGATTCCACTGTGGTGCGGTACTCGCTTGGCGCCACGGGGTTTGCGCTGCGCACCGGAGTGCCGGTGGGTGAAACGCCAACGACCGTCGCCGGTGGGTCGTGGTCGGCGGTGGTCGCGGCGACCCGGTGGCGTATGGATCTCCACGCTGCCCCGGGGCTGTCGGCGGAAGGTCGCGGCGCCATCGAAGCCACGCAGGCCGCCATCAATGCCTGGGGCGGCGCCATCGGCGAAGCGCTGGGCGTGGCGACCTTTGCCGCGATCTGGGCCATTGCGACCAGCCTGCTGATCCTGCGCGATCGGCGGTTACCGGCCTGGGCGGGGGTGGCGGGGCTCGCGGCCGGCGCGCTCGTCGCCTTGCCCGGCCTCGAACTGTTCGGCATGACGCCTCCGGTGTCCATCGTGCTGTCCACCACCGGGATTCAGCTCTGGTTCATGGCGCTGGGGGGGCTGTTCGTGTGGCGCGCCTGGCCCCGCCCCACATAA